Below is a genomic region from Chthoniobacterales bacterium.
CGGTTTGATGACGATTTCGTAATCAGCAGGAACGTTCAGCATGGGATGTTGTGACTTTATATGAGCGTGGTTGCTTCATCCGGAAACGACAGGGCTGTGCTGCCACGAGGATTGGGTCGCCAACTCCGCGCGAAGCTTCAGAAACAGTTTCAGATTCAAAGCAAGGGTTGTAACCGCGATCACCGCCCACAACAGTTCGAGGGTGAGGCGCGCATTTTTCGGCAAATATTTCGCCGCGAGAAACGGGAAAAAATTTGGCGTGCGTAGCCGTTTGCTGTCTCCGCTCGGGAGCAGATTCCATTCCTTCCAGCGGCCGGTGGCCAGCGCCGCGGCATTCTGTGCTCGTAGCACGACCATCGATTCAGAGGCGCCAAGATGCTCGATCTGCTGCTTTTCTTCGAGGTTATACCATAAGACAGTCGATAGAAGCTGCACCGCCAAGGCCACCGCCGCGAGAACCAGCGCAAACCGACAAAACCATGGCCGGAGCCGATGCCTGCAACTCAGTGTCGCGGCTACACCGAATGCCCCCAGCAGCACCATCGGCGTGGTCACGTAACGGCACCCCCACGCAGCGGCACCATCGAACTGGTCGTGCGTCGAGCTGTAGAAAACCAAGTAGACAGCCAGAAGCAGCGCCGCTATCACACCGAAGCTGCGTGCACCCCAATTCAAGCTGCGCCACCACACCGGCACGGCGATCAAACCCAGCAATGCGAGCGGATCAAACTGCCAAATGTTGTATTTCACTGACCAAGCCAGCGCAGGGAAACCAATGCGGATATCTCCTGGCGCCACCACGTCGCTCCGCTGCGCGAAGATGATGTCATAGTAAGTGGAAGTCCACGACTCGAAACGGTAAAATTGGTAGATACGATCGACGAGGACGAATACTGAGCACACCAGACCGGCCACCATGACCCTCGGCATCCAGTAGCGCCAATCTAACCTCCAAGCTTTCTGTCCCGTGAAAAAAATCAACCCGGCTCCCAACAAAGTCACAGCTCCCACATCGAATACAAATGTAAGGCGCGTCAAAAGACCGAAGCCAGCCGCGAAGCCGGCCAAGGCCCACCATTTGTAACGCCCGGTTTTGACACCGGCGGCCACGGCCCACATCGATGTGAGCGTGCACAGCAGCAGAAGCGAGTTCTCTTGTTTTGTCTGTGTATAGGGCAGGAGACTTGTGCACCAAAAGGCTGCCAAGGAACTCAAGCCAGCAACGGCTGCGTCGAAATCCAGACGAAGCAACAACGCAAAAAGCGCCGTCAGTGCCAAAGCCGCTGTGAGCGGGAACGTCAAATAAGTCACTAGGGTTTCCTCGATTTTTTCAGCCCGGGTGCGGTCGGCAGAAACAAGCGGAGCAACGCGTGAGGCCAAAAGGTAAGCCGGGGACATCCACAGACTCTGCCCCAGTCCATACCATGCGAATTTCTCATGATTCCGCCCGTAAATACCGAACCAACCGTTCTGATCGCGCACTTGCGGTTCAGCTGTCCAAATCCAACGGGTGACTTGCAACCGATTGGCCGCATCCCACGAACTCAGCTCGCCGCTTTCCAACGCGATAGACGCCAAGAAAGCGCACCAAAACAAAGCCCATCCGATCTTGCGTGGAGTCATGGAAAAATGATTCAGGAGCGAGCTTCCTCGGCGGCCTGCAACAAAGCACTAACCGTGGCCGCAGGATAAGCCTCTGCCACGATCTGGTAGGCGAACCACCCCGGCAGGAGATGGGCCAACCTCAACTGCAGGCTCGAAAGAAAGCGCGAGAACCTCGGCAGTCCGGGAAAGGCGAAGGCGACGGGCGCAGAGGTGTATTCCACGCGCCCGATTTTGTAGCCCGCCGACAGCAACAGAGACCGGAGTGAATGGCGCGTGAAAAGAAATGCATGCGTCTCATCCAGAATACCGCGCCGCCCGTAATTGATCCGGCCCAGCATCATCATGACCCGCACCGGGAGAAAGACGGAGTTGGGCACACTGACGATCACCTTGGTAGGCTGAGTGCTGCCCATTACGCGGATCTTTTCGAGAAGCAGAAACTGCTCATTGCGGCGAATGTGCTCGATGACATCCATGAGCAAAACCACTTCCGCCTTGGGAATCTGCGCCAAATCTTCCACGCTCGCATGCACCGTCGTGATGTTCTCCTCATCCTGAAGATCAAGTTGCGTGTCAACCACCGTGACCCGGCAGCCCTTTTTTTTGAGCTCACGGGCCAAGGCACCGTTGCCGCCGCCCAAATCGACGACTTTCGAGCCCTCCGGGACCATGCGCAACGCCACTTCATGGCTGGAACCCGTCAGGCCGAGCTTGGATTCGTAAACAGGCTTTTGCTGCAGGTCGAACTTGCGGCTATAAAAAATCTCCATCTGTGTGCAGCGGTCGGCAAGACCCGATTTGAAGCAATTCCAGCAATACTGCACGCCATTGACGCGGCAAATCTCGGTGCTGTAACGGGTGGGGATAGGTATCTCAAGAAAGCGTGCACCCGCGCGGTGACACTGGATGATGATGTCGGCATCGAAATGAAATCCGTTGGAATTGTATCGAAAGGGAATCTTCGCCAGCAGCGGAACACGGTAGGCGCGGAATCCCGTGTGGCACTCGGAAAACTTCGCGCCGAGCAGAAAATTTTGCACCGCCGTCGTGACCTGGTTGCCGATCCACTTGTAAAGAGGCATGCCCCCCCGCAATGCGCTTTTTTTATCGAGCATGCGCGAGCCAAACACCACATCAGCTCGTCCCTCGACAATCGGACGTGTCATTTCCGGAATGAATTCGGGGGGGTATTGGCAGTCACCATGCAGAAGCACGACGGCCTCATATCCCTCTCGTATCGCATACTCGTAGCCGAGCTTCTGGTTTCCACCGTATCCAAGGTTGCTCGGATTTCTGAGAACCGTTGTCTTCGTCGATAGGCCCGATGCCAGGCGCTTTGCTACTTCCGCAGTTTTGTCGCCAGATGCGTCATCGATCACGAGTATATCGTGGGTGGCCTCCAAGCCGCTTTGGCGGATCCTCTCGAAAAGTTCGGGGAT
It encodes:
- a CDS encoding glycosyltransferase; amino-acid sequence: MKQKQLIFVVAYEAEAHIPELFERIRQSGLEATHDILVIDDASGDKTAEVAKRLASGLSTKTTVLRNPSNLGYGGNQKLGYEYAIREGYEAVVLLHGDCQYPPEFIPEMTRPIVEGRADVVFGSRMLDKKSALRGGMPLYKWIGNQVTTAVQNFLLGAKFSECHTGFRAYRVPLLAKIPFRYNSNGFHFDADIIIQCHRAGARFLEIPIPTRYSTEICRVNGVQYCWNCFKSGLADRCTQMEIFYSRKFDLQQKPVYESKLGLTGSSHEVALRMVPEGSKVVDLGGGNGALARELKKKGCRVTVVDTQLDLQDEENITTVHASVEDLAQIPKAEVVLLMDVIEHIRRNEQFLLLEKIRVMGSTQPTKVIVSVPNSVFLPVRVMMMLGRINYGRRGILDETHAFLFTRHSLRSLLLSAGYKIGRVEYTSAPVAFAFPGLPRFSRFLSSLQLRLAHLLPGWFAYQIVAEAYPAATVSALLQAAEEARS